One part of the Mycolicibacterium aromaticivorans JS19b1 = JCM 16368 genome encodes these proteins:
- a CDS encoding transglutaminase family protein, protein MTAAEGAARTYRITHRTAYGYSDVVTSSYGRGHLTPRDTTGQRCLAYELDIDPIPADRSTSLDVYGNISSYFHVTEHHRALTVTSRSVVEVDPPAAERYSAGWAQAPWEAVRPVGHNGALASEFSLDLRPPEITDEVRDYAAPSFEPGRPLVEVLRDLNSRIFSDFTYKSGSTTVSTQVSQVLLAREGVCQDFARLAIACLRANGLAASYVSGYLATDPPPGKERMYGVDATHAWAAVWTPQNDWLGLDPTNDQLVDERYITVGWGRDYADIPPLRGIIYTDSEHSVIDVSVDVAPCPPFQGDLLHA, encoded by the coding sequence GTGACGGCGGCCGAGGGCGCAGCGCGCACATACCGGATCACGCATCGCACCGCGTACGGCTATTCCGATGTGGTGACCAGTTCCTACGGCCGCGGCCATCTCACCCCACGCGACACCACCGGACAGCGGTGCCTGGCCTACGAGCTCGACATCGACCCGATACCCGCCGACCGATCCACCAGCCTCGACGTCTACGGCAACATCAGCTCCTACTTCCACGTCACCGAACATCACCGGGCACTGACGGTGACCAGTCGCTCCGTCGTCGAGGTCGACCCGCCCGCGGCCGAGCGCTATAGCGCCGGCTGGGCGCAGGCGCCGTGGGAAGCCGTCCGGCCGGTCGGCCACAACGGGGCGCTGGCGTCCGAGTTCAGCCTGGACCTGCGCCCACCGGAGATCACCGATGAAGTCCGGGATTACGCCGCGCCGAGTTTCGAGCCGGGACGTCCGCTGGTCGAGGTGCTGCGAGACCTCAACTCACGAATATTCTCTGACTTCACCTACAAGTCGGGATCAACAACGGTGTCCACCCAGGTAAGTCAGGTTTTGCTGGCGCGAGAAGGGGTATGCCAGGACTTCGCCCGGCTGGCTATCGCCTGCCTGCGCGCCAACGGATTGGCGGCGAGTTACGTGTCGGGCTATCTTGCCACCGACCCGCCGCCCGGAAAGGAACGGATGTACGGCGTGGACGCCACCCATGCCTGGGCCGCGGTGTGGACACCGCAGAACGATTGGCTCGGGCTCGATCCCACCAACGATCAGCTGGTCGATGAGCGTTACATCACCGTCGGGTGGGGGCGGGATTATGCCGACATCCCGCCACTGCGCGGCATCATCTACACCGACTCCGAACACAGCGTGATCGACGTCTCAGTGGACGTCGCGCCCTGCCCACCGTTTCAGGGGGATCTTCTTCATGCGTGA
- a CDS encoding IS481 family transposase: MSHANARLTVHGRLLLVERIVKGHRPVSHVAAELGVSRQCAHRWVRRFRDEGVAGLSDRSSRPHRCPRRTSAVIEDAVLELRRASRRGQDWIGAELGLPARTISAILRRHQLPYLRDCDPLTGDVIRSSKATAVRYERARPGELIHMDVKKIGRIPDGGGWKAHGRAKSRSAAQRNARIGFDYVHSVVDDHSRLAYSEILPDEKGATCGEFLARAAEYFRAHGIPTIERLITDNHWSYRRSADVAAVIAGLGAKHVFIKPHCPWQNGKVERYNRTLQTEWAYQQIFTTNDARSAALAPWLEDYNNRRRHSALGGQPPISRLTPTS; this comes from the coding sequence GTGTCCCACGCTAATGCCCGTTTGACCGTTCATGGTCGTCTGCTGCTCGTTGAGCGGATCGTTAAGGGACACCGACCGGTGTCTCATGTCGCTGCCGAATTAGGAGTGTCGCGCCAGTGCGCTCACCGATGGGTGCGCCGGTTTCGCGATGAAGGCGTTGCCGGGTTGTCGGATCGCTCCTCACGACCACACCGCTGCCCGCGCCGCACATCAGCTGTCATTGAAGATGCGGTCCTCGAACTGCGCCGCGCCAGTAGGCGGGGCCAGGACTGGATCGGCGCCGAACTCGGTCTGCCGGCCCGCACGATCTCGGCGATCTTGCGCCGCCACCAGCTGCCGTATCTGAGGGACTGCGACCCGCTGACCGGTGACGTGATCCGGTCATCGAAAGCGACCGCGGTCCGCTACGAACGGGCACGCCCCGGAGAACTAATTCATATGGATGTCAAGAAGATTGGCCGCATCCCTGACGGAGGCGGATGGAAGGCTCACGGCCGAGCCAAGAGCAGATCTGCTGCACAGAGGAACGCGCGCATCGGGTTCGACTACGTGCACTCCGTCGTTGACGACCATTCGCGGCTGGCCTACTCAGAGATCCTGCCCGATGAAAAGGGAGCGACGTGCGGTGAGTTTTTAGCCAGGGCCGCCGAGTACTTCCGCGCCCACGGCATCCCGACCATCGAGAGACTCATCACCGACAACCACTGGAGTTATCGACGCTCCGCCGATGTCGCGGCTGTCATCGCAGGCCTGGGCGCCAAGCACGTCTTCATCAAGCCGCATTGCCCCTGGCAGAACGGGAAAGTGGAGCGCTACAACCGCACCCTGCAGACCGAGTGGGCCTACCAGCAGATATTCACCACCAACGACGCTCGCAGCGCTGCCCTTGCACCCTGGCTCGAGGACTACAACAATCGACGACGCCACTCAGCCCTCGGAGGCCAACCCCCGATCAGCAGACTGACGCCAACGTCCTAG
- a CDS encoding EstA family serine hydrolase: protein MVLKVAVSPDMMGGDVDEGYGKVADAFRANLASGKEIGAAVAVYRDGVKVVDLWGGYRDGTAKAPWQADTMVNMFSTTKGVTAMAVAVAVSKGMLSYDAKVADYWPEFAQAGKGDVTLRQLLAHQAGLCALTPAPSLADIADPDRLAPILARQAPAWRPGTRHGYHAITLGWYQSELIRRADPAGRTVGRFLADEIAAPLGLDLHIGLPAEVDRGRVAHLHQWKRAESLLHLNVMPAGFALAALNPVGLAARATGVPSDVKPWDGDYNRDEVRAVEMPSSNGIGTARAVARLYGAAAAGGADLGLTDAVLDDLTSPASTPSGGIRDRVMNVKILYSLGFCKPVPMVQFGSSDKAFGTPGFGGSFGFADPDTGVGFGYVMNRLGFHLASDPRELALRQAVFRDVLGVRPQS from the coding sequence ATGGTGCTCAAAGTTGCAGTGTCCCCGGACATGATGGGCGGCGACGTCGACGAGGGGTACGGCAAGGTCGCCGACGCCTTCCGGGCGAATCTGGCGTCCGGCAAGGAGATCGGCGCCGCCGTGGCGGTGTACCGCGACGGCGTCAAGGTCGTCGACCTGTGGGGTGGCTATCGCGACGGAACAGCGAAGGCACCATGGCAGGCCGACACGATGGTCAACATGTTCTCCACGACCAAGGGCGTCACCGCGATGGCCGTCGCTGTGGCGGTCTCGAAGGGGATGCTGTCCTACGACGCCAAGGTCGCGGACTACTGGCCGGAGTTCGCCCAGGCCGGTAAGGGTGACGTTACGCTGCGCCAGCTGCTGGCTCATCAGGCCGGGTTGTGTGCGCTCACCCCGGCACCGAGCCTGGCCGATATCGCCGACCCGGACCGGCTCGCTCCGATCCTGGCCCGCCAGGCGCCGGCCTGGCGGCCGGGCACCCGGCACGGCTATCACGCGATCACGTTGGGCTGGTACCAATCCGAGTTGATTCGCCGGGCCGACCCGGCGGGCCGCACGGTGGGCCGCTTCCTGGCCGACGAGATCGCCGCGCCGTTGGGGCTGGATCTGCACATCGGCCTACCCGCCGAAGTCGACCGCGGCCGGGTCGCGCACCTGCATCAATGGAAACGGGCCGAATCGCTGCTGCACCTCAACGTGATGCCGGCCGGTTTCGCGCTGGCCGCGCTGAACCCGGTGGGACTCGCCGCCCGGGCCACCGGCGTGCCCAGCGACGTCAAACCGTGGGACGGCGACTACAACCGCGACGAGGTACGCGCAGTGGAAATGCCGTCGAGTAACGGGATCGGGACGGCCCGCGCGGTGGCCCGGCTCTACGGCGCGGCTGCCGCCGGCGGTGCCGACCTCGGCCTGACCGACGCAGTTCTGGACGACCTCACCAGCCCTGCCTCGACACCCAGCGGCGGGATCCGTGACCGGGTGATGAACGTCAAGATCCTGTACTCACTGGGGTTCTGCAAGCCGGTGCCGATGGTGCAGTTCGGGTCTTCCGACAAGGCTTTCGGCACACCGGGTTTCGGCGGATCATTCGGGTTCGCCGACCCCGACACCGGCGTCGGCTTCGGCTACGTCATGAATCGCCTGGGCTTCCACCTGGCCAGCGATCCACGCGAACTGGCTTTGCGGCAGGCGGTGTTCCGCGACGTTCTCGGCGTACGCCCGCAGTCCTAG
- a CDS encoding DUF2126 domain-containing protein, whose translation MGIKVALEHRTTYTFDRLVEVHPHVVRLRPAPHSRTPIEAYSLEVEPADHFINWQQDAFGNFLARLVFPTRTRELTIKVGLIADLKVINPFDFFIEDYAETFPFVYPKALKDDLEPYLRPVDEGDEGSGPGDLVGSWVRDFVVAPGTRTIDFLVALNRAVNGDVGYSVRMEAGVQTPDHTLRTGIGSCRDSAWLLVSILRGLGLAARFVSGYLVQLTSDVEALDGPSGPAADFTDLHAWTEVYVPGAGWIGLDPTSGLFAGEGHIPLAATPHPSSAAPITGTTGIAEATLDFANIVTRVHEDPRVTLPYTDAAWAAINQLGARIDERLADADVRLTVGGEPTFVSVDNQLDEEWITAADGPHKRERASVLAARLKAVWAPRGLVQRSQGKWYPGEPLPRWQIGIHWRRDGKPLWADEALLADPWGAHEDVDPEAAQQILSAIADDLGLPATQVRAAFEDPLTRLAHAARLPAGDPVEPGDDLETDTAAARAALLARLEDPVTEPAAYVLPLHRREDDAGWASADWRLRRGRVVLLEGDSPAGLRLPLDSISWQPPRPSAPADPIASGGRALPVDPGAANAAVEHSPTAPTTAMVAQIRDGLLYIFIPPTEELEHFVDLITRVEAAAAKIACAVVVEGYGPPPDGRLQSMSITPDPGVIEVNVTPAASFAEQRDQLRTLYDEARLARLSTESFDVDGTHGGTGGGNHITLGGITPADSPLLRRPDLLVSLLTYWQRHPALSYLFAGRFIGTTSQAPRVDEGRSEALYELEIAFAEIARLTAEDASRPDHGRSASVAPDHGRSASVAPWIADRALRHLLTDITGNTHRAEFCIDKLYSPDSPRGRLGLLELRGFEMPPHFQMAMVQSLLVRALVARFWDQPLRAPLIRHGLNLHGRYLLPHFIIHDIADVCADLRAHGVNFDTSWLDPFTEFRFPRVGTAVFDHVEIELRGAIEPWNTLGEESTGTGTARYVDSSVERIQVRTIGADRQRHILTCNGYPIPMLATDNPDVLVGGVRYRAWQPPSALHPTITVDGPLRFELVDTATGTSRGGCTYHVSHPGGRAYDTPPVNAVEAESRRGRRFEATGFTPGKVDVGDIREKLARQSTDVGAPGILDLRRARTVLQN comes from the coding sequence ATGGGCATCAAAGTGGCGCTCGAGCACCGCACCACCTACACCTTTGACCGATTGGTGGAGGTGCACCCGCATGTCGTCCGGCTGCGGCCCGCACCGCATTCACGCACGCCCATTGAGGCCTACTCGCTGGAGGTCGAGCCCGCCGACCATTTCATCAACTGGCAGCAGGACGCCTTCGGTAACTTCCTGGCCCGGCTGGTGTTTCCCACCCGGACGCGGGAACTCACCATCAAGGTCGGGCTGATCGCCGACCTCAAGGTCATCAACCCGTTCGACTTCTTCATCGAGGACTACGCCGAAACCTTCCCTTTCGTCTACCCCAAGGCGCTCAAAGATGACCTGGAGCCCTACCTGCGCCCGGTCGACGAGGGCGACGAGGGATCGGGGCCGGGGGACCTGGTGGGGTCGTGGGTGCGGGATTTCGTGGTCGCGCCCGGCACGCGGACCATCGATTTCCTGGTGGCGCTCAACCGTGCGGTCAACGGCGACGTCGGATACAGCGTGCGGATGGAGGCCGGGGTGCAGACCCCGGATCACACCCTGCGCACCGGGATCGGATCCTGCCGCGACTCCGCGTGGCTTCTGGTGTCGATCCTTCGGGGATTGGGCTTGGCCGCCCGATTCGTGTCCGGCTACCTGGTGCAGCTGACCTCCGACGTCGAGGCCCTCGACGGACCGTCCGGGCCTGCCGCTGATTTCACCGACCTGCACGCCTGGACCGAGGTGTACGTTCCCGGCGCAGGCTGGATCGGGCTGGACCCCACCTCCGGTCTGTTTGCCGGCGAGGGCCATATTCCGCTGGCCGCCACGCCGCATCCGTCGTCGGCGGCGCCGATCACCGGTACCACCGGGATCGCGGAGGCCACCCTGGACTTCGCGAACATCGTCACCCGCGTGCATGAGGATCCGCGTGTCACGCTGCCCTACACCGACGCCGCCTGGGCTGCGATCAACCAACTCGGCGCCCGAATCGACGAGCGACTGGCCGATGCCGATGTGCGGCTGACCGTCGGCGGCGAGCCGACCTTCGTCTCGGTGGACAACCAGCTCGATGAGGAGTGGATCACCGCCGCCGACGGCCCGCACAAACGGGAGCGGGCCTCGGTGCTGGCTGCGCGGCTCAAGGCGGTATGGGCGCCCCGTGGCCTGGTACAGCGCAGCCAGGGCAAGTGGTATCCGGGAGAACCGTTGCCGCGCTGGCAGATCGGCATCCACTGGCGCCGCGACGGCAAGCCGCTGTGGGCTGACGAGGCACTGCTTGCCGACCCCTGGGGGGCCCACGAAGACGTCGATCCCGAAGCGGCGCAACAGATCCTGTCGGCGATCGCCGACGACCTCGGACTGCCTGCCACCCAGGTGCGCGCGGCGTTCGAGGACCCGCTGACCCGGTTGGCGCACGCAGCTCGGCTGCCCGCGGGCGACCCGGTCGAACCCGGCGACGATCTGGAGACCGACACCGCCGCCGCGCGGGCGGCGCTGCTGGCCCGCCTCGAAGATCCGGTCACCGAACCGGCCGCCTACGTGCTGCCGTTGCACCGCCGCGAGGACGACGCCGGCTGGGCCAGTGCGGACTGGCGGCTGCGCCGTGGCCGGGTGGTGTTGCTCGAGGGTGACTCGCCGGCCGGGCTTCGCCTACCGCTGGACTCGATCAGCTGGCAGCCGCCCCGTCCGTCGGCACCCGCCGACCCGATCGCCAGCGGCGGGCGCGCGCTGCCGGTCGATCCCGGAGCCGCTAACGCCGCCGTAGAGCATTCGCCCACCGCGCCCACCACCGCGATGGTCGCCCAGATTCGCGACGGTCTGCTCTACATCTTCATCCCGCCCACCGAGGAGCTGGAACACTTCGTCGACCTGATCACCCGGGTGGAGGCGGCCGCCGCGAAGATCGCCTGCGCGGTGGTCGTCGAAGGTTACGGGCCGCCGCCCGACGGGCGGCTGCAATCCATGTCGATCACGCCGGATCCCGGCGTCATCGAGGTCAATGTCACACCCGCCGCCAGCTTCGCCGAGCAGCGCGACCAGTTGCGCACCCTGTACGACGAGGCCCGGCTGGCCCGGCTGTCGACCGAGTCATTCGACGTCGACGGAACGCACGGCGGCACCGGCGGCGGCAACCACATCACGCTGGGCGGCATCACCCCGGCCGACTCGCCGCTGCTGCGCAGACCCGACCTGCTCGTGTCACTGTTGACCTACTGGCAGCGCCACCCGGCGCTGTCGTATCTGTTCGCCGGCCGGTTCATCGGCACCACGTCGCAGGCGCCGCGGGTCGACGAGGGCCGCTCCGAAGCGCTCTACGAACTCGAGATCGCCTTCGCCGAGATCGCCCGGCTGACGGCGGAGGACGCGTCCCGACCCGATCATGGTCGCTCCGCAAGCGTCGCTCCCGATCATGGTCGCTCCGCAAGCGTCGCTCCGTGGATCGCCGACCGGGCGCTGCGCCACCTGCTCACCGACATCACCGGCAACACCCACCGCGCCGAGTTCTGCATCGACAAGCTCTACAGCCCCGACAGCCCCCGCGGCAGGCTGGGTCTGCTGGAGCTGCGCGGTTTCGAGATGCCCCCGCACTTCCAGATGGCGATGGTGCAGTCGCTGCTGGTGCGTGCGCTGGTGGCACGGTTCTGGGACCAGCCGCTACGGGCGCCGCTGATCCGGCACGGCCTGAACCTACACGGGCGATACCTGTTGCCCCACTTCATCATTCACGATATTGCCGATGTCTGTGCCGACCTGCGCGCACACGGCGTCAACTTCGACACCAGCTGGTTGGACCCGTTCACCGAGTTTCGCTTCCCACGGGTGGGTACCGCGGTGTTCGACCACGTCGAGATCGAGCTGCGCGGGGCCATCGAACCGTGGAACACCCTCGGCGAGGAATCGACCGGCACCGGCACCGCGCGCTACGTCGACTCCTCGGTGGAGCGCATCCAGGTCCGGACGATCGGCGCCGACCGGCAGCGCCACATCCTGACCTGCAACGGCTACCCGATCCCGATGCTGGCCACCGACAACCCCGACGTGCTGGTCGGCGGCGTCCGCTACCGGGCGTGGCAGCCGCCGAGCGCGCTGCACCCGACCATCACCGTCGACGGCCCGCTGCGGTTCGAACTGGTCGACACGGCCACCGGGACGTCCCGCGGGGGCTGCACCTATCACGTCTCGCACCCGGGCGGCCGGGCGTACGACACCCCGCCGGTCAACGCCGTGGAGGCCGAATCGCGCCGCGGACGGCGTTTCGAGGCCACCGGGTTCACCCCCGGCAAGGTCGACGTCGGCGATATCCGGGAGAAACTGGCCCGGCAATCCACGGACGTCGGCGCGCCGGGGATCCTCGACCTGCGACGGGCCCGCACAGTGCTGCAGAACTGA
- a CDS encoding zinc-binding metallopeptidase family protein: MRDFICPNCGQHLAFENSVCLSCGSSVGFSLDDMAFLVIASGEESEHGGAVDAAEFQLCANLHLAECNWLVHVEPVRLLCASCRLTRTRPNDNDGPALAAFALAERAKRRLIAELHELKLPIVGRDEDPEYGLAFDLLSSANEKVFTGHDNGLITLDLAEGDDVHREQLRTSMDEPYRTLLGHFRHEVGHYYFYRLVGTSPAYLERFNELFGDPDADYQEALDRHYSQGAPPGWEENYVSSYATMHAAEDWAETFAHYLHIRDTLDTAAAFGIAPANATYERRVLGPSGFDNILEMWLPLAWSLNMVNRSMGKDDLYPFVLPVPVLEKMRFIHTVIDEVTSSPTKLDAAVGGQQQQN; this comes from the coding sequence ATGCGTGACTTCATCTGCCCCAACTGCGGGCAGCATCTGGCGTTCGAGAACTCGGTCTGCCTGTCGTGCGGGAGCTCGGTCGGATTCTCGTTGGACGATATGGCGTTTCTGGTGATCGCCTCCGGTGAGGAGAGTGAACACGGTGGCGCGGTCGACGCCGCCGAATTCCAGTTGTGCGCGAATCTGCATCTGGCCGAATGCAATTGGCTGGTTCATGTGGAACCGGTCCGGCTGTTGTGCGCGTCCTGCCGCCTCACGCGAACCCGGCCCAACGACAACGACGGTCCTGCGCTGGCCGCCTTTGCGCTGGCCGAACGTGCCAAGCGACGCCTCATCGCCGAACTGCACGAACTCAAGCTGCCGATCGTCGGCCGCGACGAGGACCCGGAGTACGGGTTGGCCTTCGACTTGTTGTCCAGCGCCAACGAGAAGGTGTTCACCGGCCACGACAATGGTCTGATCACACTGGATCTCGCCGAAGGCGATGATGTGCACCGCGAGCAGCTGCGCACCTCGATGGACGAGCCCTACCGCACGCTGCTCGGACACTTCCGCCATGAGGTCGGTCATTACTACTTCTATCGACTGGTCGGCACCTCCCCGGCGTACCTGGAGCGCTTCAATGAGCTGTTCGGCGACCCGGACGCCGACTACCAGGAGGCACTGGACCGGCACTACAGCCAAGGCGCGCCACCCGGGTGGGAGGAGAACTACGTATCCTCCTACGCCACCATGCATGCGGCCGAGGACTGGGCCGAGACGTTCGCGCACTACCTGCACATCCGCGACACCCTGGACACCGCCGCCGCGTTCGGTATCGCCCCGGCCAATGCAACCTATGAGCGACGAGTGTTGGGGCCCAGCGGATTCGACAACATCCTCGAGATGTGGCTGCCGTTGGCGTGGTCGCTGAACATGGTGAACCGGTCGATGGGCAAAGACGACCTGTATCCGTTCGTCCTCCCGGTGCCCGTGCTTGAGAAGATGCGGTTCATCCACACCGTCATCGACGAGGTGACATCCTCGCCGACCAAGCTGGACGCGGCCGTCGGCGGTCAGCAGCAGCAGAACTGA
- a CDS encoding circularly permuted type 2 ATP-grasp protein, protein MSLSAAGSGLSRSSHDPDRLLAGYRAARAQDALFDVHGGGAGAFGDTGYDEFVDATGTIRPSWQELGDLIGERGRAGLERLRGVVRGLVDNDGITYIEVDDSGTVPGEGIATPGTWHLDAIPLVVSATDWETLEAGVLQRSRLLDAVLTDLYGERRAITTGILPPQLLFGHPGYIRAARGIENPGRHQLFMLGCDVSRAADGRFVVNADWAQAPSGAGYALADRRVVAHAVPDVYERIGPRPASPFAQALRLALIEAAPEAAEDPVVVVLSPGIHSETAFDQAYLASVLGFPLVESADLVVRDGKLLMRSLGTLKRVDVVLRRVDADYADPLDLRPDSRLGVVGLVEVQRRGAVTVVNTLGAGILESPGLQRFLPQLADRLLGEKPLLDTPQLYWGGFDRERAHLVSRLNTLLIKSTVGGETIVGPALSAEQREELTARIEAHPWQWVGQELPQFSSAPTDRYPGGLSAASVGMRLFTVAQRGGYAPMIGGLGYVLAPGNSAYALKTIAAKDVWIRPPTRAKADTLTVPPVELPSGTRSISSPRVLSDLFWMGRYGERAENLARLLIVTRERYHEYRYRQDMDGSECVPVLLRALGVITGTETEAAGTYAEAVSAAQRTLWSLTADRQCPGSLAHSVERLGLAARSVRDQMSNDTWMVLGAVERALAEQAGSPRGARIDDTQLALAQQQTLAGMLALSGVAAESMVRDAGWTLMDIGKRIERGLALSALLRATLTTVRSPDAEQTITESALVVCESSVIYRRRNLGRVSVAAVADLVLFDPENPRSLVYQLERLRSNLRLLPGSSGSSRPERLVDEISTRLRRLDPTELEHVDDDGRRSELDGLLSGMHAALRDLSDVITRTQLSLPGGMQPLWGPDQLRVMP, encoded by the coding sequence TTGTCGCTGTCCGCTGCCGGTTCTGGATTGAGCCGCTCGAGCCATGACCCGGACCGTCTGCTCGCCGGATACCGCGCCGCACGCGCCCAGGACGCCCTGTTCGACGTGCACGGCGGCGGGGCGGGTGCCTTCGGCGACACCGGGTACGACGAGTTCGTCGACGCCACCGGGACCATCCGCCCGTCGTGGCAGGAACTCGGTGATCTCATCGGCGAGCGCGGCCGGGCCGGGTTGGAACGGCTGCGCGGCGTGGTGCGCGGGTTGGTCGACAACGACGGCATCACCTACATCGAGGTCGACGACTCGGGAACCGTCCCCGGCGAGGGCATCGCGACGCCGGGCACCTGGCATCTCGATGCCATACCGCTGGTGGTGTCCGCCACCGACTGGGAGACGCTGGAAGCCGGTGTGCTGCAACGGTCCCGGCTGCTCGACGCGGTCCTGACCGATCTCTACGGCGAGCGGCGGGCGATCACCACCGGGATCCTGCCGCCGCAGTTGCTGTTCGGGCATCCCGGCTACATCCGGGCCGCCCGCGGCATCGAGAACCCCGGGCGCCATCAACTCTTCATGCTCGGCTGCGACGTCAGCCGGGCCGCCGACGGCCGCTTCGTGGTCAATGCCGACTGGGCGCAGGCGCCGTCGGGGGCCGGCTACGCCCTGGCCGATCGCCGGGTGGTCGCGCACGCCGTGCCCGATGTCTACGAGCGCATCGGCCCGCGCCCGGCCTCGCCGTTCGCCCAGGCGCTGCGGCTGGCGCTCATCGAGGCCGCGCCTGAGGCCGCCGAAGATCCGGTGGTGGTGGTCCTCAGTCCCGGTATCCACTCCGAGACAGCCTTCGACCAGGCCTACCTGGCATCGGTACTCGGCTTCCCCCTGGTGGAGAGTGCGGACCTGGTGGTCCGGGACGGCAAGCTGTTGATGCGGTCGCTGGGCACCCTCAAGCGGGTGGACGTGGTGCTTCGCCGGGTCGACGCCGACTACGCCGACCCGCTGGATCTGCGACCCGATTCCCGGCTCGGTGTGGTCGGCCTGGTCGAGGTGCAGCGGCGGGGCGCGGTGACGGTGGTGAACACCCTCGGCGCCGGCATTCTGGAAAGCCCTGGGCTGCAGCGCTTCCTGCCGCAGCTGGCGGACCGGTTGCTGGGGGAGAAGCCGTTGCTGGACACCCCGCAGCTCTATTGGGGCGGATTCGACCGGGAGCGCGCACATCTGGTGTCGAGGCTGAACACGCTGCTGATCAAGTCGACGGTCGGCGGCGAGACGATCGTGGGGCCTGCGCTGTCGGCGGAGCAGCGCGAGGAACTGACCGCCCGTATCGAGGCCCACCCCTGGCAGTGGGTGGGCCAGGAGCTGCCGCAGTTCTCGTCCGCGCCCACCGACCGCTATCCGGGCGGGTTGTCGGCGGCCAGCGTCGGCATGCGTTTGTTCACGGTGGCCCAACGTGGCGGGTATGCGCCCATGATCGGTGGCCTCGGCTACGTGCTGGCACCCGGAAACTCCGCCTATGCGCTGAAAACCATTGCCGCCAAAGATGTCTGGATTCGGCCGCCGACACGGGCCAAAGCCGATACGTTGACCGTGCCGCCGGTGGAGCTGCCCAGCGGCACGCGCTCGATCAGCTCGCCGCGCGTTCTGTCGGACCTCTTCTGGATGGGCCGCTACGGCGAGCGCGCCGAGAACCTGGCCCGGCTGCTGATCGTCACCCGCGAGCGGTATCACGAGTATCGCTACCGCCAGGACATGGACGGCAGCGAATGTGTGCCGGTCCTGTTGCGCGCGCTGGGCGTGATCACCGGCACCGAGACCGAAGCCGCGGGCACCTACGCCGAGGCGGTGTCCGCCGCCCAGCGCACACTGTGGTCGTTGACCGCCGACCGGCAATGCCCCGGATCGTTGGCCCACTCCGTGGAGCGGCTCGGCCTGGCGGCCCGCTCGGTGCGCGACCAGATGTCCAACGACACCTGGATGGTGCTCGGCGCCGTCGAGCGGGCGCTGGCCGAGCAGGCCGGCTCGCCGCGCGGGGCGCGGATCGACGACACCCAGCTGGCCCTCGCCCAGCAACAGACCCTCGCCGGCATGCTGGCCCTGTCGGGAGTGGCCGCCGAGTCGATGGTGCGCGACGCCGGGTGGACGTTGATGGACATCGGCAAGCGCATCGAACGCGGGCTCGCGCTGTCGGCGTTGCTGCGTGCCACGCTGACCACTGTGCGCAGCCCGGACGCCGAACAGACCATCACCGAGTCCGCACTGGTGGTGTGTGAGTCGTCGGTGATCTACCGCAGACGCAACCTGGGCAGGGTCAGCGTGGCCGCTGTGGCGGACCTGGTGTTGTTCGACCCGGAGAACCCCAGATCCCTTGTCTACCAACTGGAACGGTTGCGGTCGAACCTGCGGTTGCTGCCGGGCTCGTCGGGCTCGTCGCGTCCTGAGCGATTGGTCGACGAGATCAGCACGCGGCTGCGCCGGCTGGACCCCACCGAACTCGAGCACGTCGACGACGACGGCCGCCGAAGCGAACTCGACGGCCTGCTGAGCGGGATGCACGCCGCGCTGCGCGATCTGTCCGACGTCATCACCCGCACCCAGTTGTCGCTGCCCGGTGGGATGCAGCCGCTGTGGGGGCCTGATCAACTGCGGGTCATGCCGTGA